A window of Hippoglossus stenolepis isolate QCI-W04-F060 chromosome 16, HSTE1.2, whole genome shotgun sequence contains these coding sequences:
- the LOC118123936 gene encoding prostaglandin E2 receptor EP1 subtype, with protein sequence MLAMQHNSPSGNITPSPVSNHTTMVPEGEAVARNDTLPPINPTAAGLSMTLGILFNVVALIILAKAYNRFRRRSKATFLLFASSLVATDLAGHVIPGALVLRIYSAVAGSTTDTRLSRDPDASCLFLGGCMVFFGLCPLFLGCAMAGERCLGVTRPLLHARLVTTARTKMALTLIWLLALCVAMLPFFSLGAYTYQYPGTWCFIRVMEDTEATDLAFVMLFSGLALGSLAMAFVCNTISGITLVRARLKKRCSSQRRSATSHDTEMVVQLVGIMVTSCICWSPLLIFGVMSAMRSYSGSPSGDRATYRALMVTGVRMATCNQILDPWVYILLRRAILRKIYRITKKQASFKGSTFRTTRWDVSSFQNSEKTSVNKI encoded by the exons ATGCTGGCGATGCAACACAACAGCCCCTCAGGTAATATCACCCCCTCCCCCGTCTCTAACCACACCACCATGGTGCCTGAGGGGGAGGCCGTCGCTCGTAATGACACCCTTCCACCGATCAACCCCACGGCGGCCGGCCTCAGCATGACTCTGGGCATCCTGTTCAACGTGGTGGCCCTGATCATTCTCGCCAAGGCTTACAACCGCTTCCGTCGCCGGTCAAAGGCCACGTTCCTGCTCTTCGCCAGCTCCCTGGTGGCGACGGATCTGGCTGGACATGTCATCCCCGGAGCCCTCGTGTTGAGAATATACTCTGCAGTTGCTGGTTCCACAACGGACACCAGATTAAGTCGGGACCCTGATGCCTCGTGTCTGTTTCTGGGAGGTTGCATGGTGTTCTTCGGCCTGTGCCCACTTTTCCTGGGTTGTGCCATGGCTGGTGAGCGCTGTCTGGGCGTCACGAGGCCTCTACTACACGCACGCCTGGTGACCACAGCACGGACTAAAATGGCACTGACCCTCATCTGGCTACTGGCGTTATGCGTGGCCATGCTGCCCTTCTTCAGCCTGGGGGCCTACACCTACCAGTACCCAGGGACGTGGTGCTTCATCAGGGTGATGGAGGACACTGAGGCCACGGACCTGGCCTTTGTGATGCTGTTCTCTGGACTCGCGCTGGGTTCTCTGGCCATGGCCTTTGTGTGTAACACCATCAGCGGGATCACGCTGGTGCGAGCCCGGCTAAAGAAGAGGTGCAGCTCCCAGCGCCGCTCGGCCACGTCCCATGACACGGAGATGGTGGTGCAGCTGGTTGGCATCATGGTCACCTCCTGCATCTGCTGGAGCCCTCTGCTG ATCTTTGGAGTGATGTCGGCCATGCGGTCGTACAGCGGCTCCCCGAGCGGTGACCGGGCCACCTACCGGGCTCTGATGGTGACGGGCGTCAGGATGGCGACCTGCAACCAGATCCTGGACCCCTGGGTCTACATCCTGCTGCGGCGGGCCATCCTCAGGAAGATCTACCGCATCACCAAGAAGCAGGCCAGTTTCAAGGGAAGCACGTTCCGCACCACCCGCTGGGACGTCAGCTCCTTTCAGAACTCGGAGAAAACCAGTGTCAATAAGATTTAG